Within Lolium rigidum isolate FL_2022 chromosome 5, APGP_CSIRO_Lrig_0.1, whole genome shotgun sequence, the genomic segment CGGGCTCGGCCGGACCCCTCCGAGTCCGACGTCGAGCATTCCCTTCGTCGCCAGCGCCGGGTCGTAGTAGTGGTAGTAGTGCTGGGCGCCGGTTTCCTCCAGGCAGCTGCTGCTCGAGCCGCCGGAGAAGAGCCAGCGGGTGGATGAGGACTGCACCGACGCCGCGGACGAGGTCTCGGCCGCCGACGAGACCCGGGACCTGCCGAGCGCGATCCGGCGGAACAGGGCGGCGAGGAAGCCGATCTTGATCCACCTGAGCTTCCTGTAGCCGCAGCAGTACTTGCTCCTGCCGCCGGGGACGGCGCAGCTCTTGTCTCCAGCGGGACCCCTGCGGCCCTTCCTCCCGTGGCCGTGCGGCGCCGCGGCGGCACGAAGGTGGTAGGACGGCGGCGGGGTGATGGCCGGGAcgtcggcggaggaggagagcgtGATGCTGCAGGAGGCGCAGTCCTTGGGCGTGCCGGGCTGGGACTCCCAGCCGAAGGGCACGGCGCCGGGGCCGGCGCCGTAGTAGCGGAAGGAGGGGTTGGCGAGGGAGCTCTCCTTGGTGAGCAGGCGCGCGTAGAACTCGCCGTCGTGCGTGATGCGGAGCGGGCTCTGCGGGTAGTTGGGGGTGGCCGCGCCGCTGCGAGGgaccggcagcggcatcggcgtCGGCATCTCTCGCCCTCTCATCAAGTGCACGATCTCGAGGCTCTCTGGCTCGCCAGCGTTGGTGGGTGTGGGATTAATTGGTCGCCGCGTGTGGGAGAGTGGAGCGCGAACGATCCGAGAAGTCGAGTGAT encodes:
- the LOC124656938 gene encoding uncharacterized protein LOC124656938, producing the protein MPTPMPLPVPRSGAATPNYPQSPLRITHDGEFYARLLTKESSLANPSFRYYGAGPGAVPFGWESQPGTPKDCASCSITLSSSADVPAITPPPSYHLRAAAAPHGHGRKGRRGPAGDKSCAVPGGRSKYCCGYRKLRWIKIGFLAALFRRIALGRSRVSSAAETSSAASVQSSSTRWLFSGGSSSSCLEETGAQHYYHYYDPALATKGMLDVGLGGVRPSPWTVQFCGGGARREAAGWQ